A single Xylanimonas cellulosilytica DSM 15894 DNA region contains:
- a CDS encoding Na+/H+ antiporter subunit E, with protein MERTQGPRGLRRVSGQWRTILVLSVLWMLLWGSFDWGTFAAGLVLGAVVVALLPLPPVGVELAFRPWRVAILAGRFVGDLGLASFQVAWVAIRPGTQPRGGVVAVPLRPAPDVLFAMTAELSSLVPGSLVVEMDTRTAVLYLHVLDVAASGGADAVREQTLHLEERVLRAFASREDLVRAGLTTTGGERP; from the coding sequence ATGGAGCGCACCCAGGGCCCTCGCGGGCTGCGGCGCGTGTCCGGGCAGTGGCGGACGATCCTGGTGCTGTCGGTGCTGTGGATGCTGCTGTGGGGATCGTTCGACTGGGGCACGTTCGCGGCCGGGCTGGTGCTGGGGGCCGTCGTCGTGGCCCTGCTGCCGCTGCCGCCGGTCGGCGTGGAGCTCGCGTTCCGGCCGTGGCGGGTGGCGATCCTGGCCGGGCGGTTCGTCGGTGACCTCGGGCTGGCGTCGTTCCAGGTGGCGTGGGTAGCGATCCGGCCGGGCACGCAGCCGCGCGGCGGCGTCGTGGCGGTGCCGCTGCGGCCCGCCCCGGACGTTCTGTTCGCGATGACCGCCGAGCTGTCCTCGCTGGTGCCCGGGTCGCTCGTGGTCGAGATGGACACCCGCACCGCCGTGCTCTACCTGCACGTGCTCGACGTCGCAGCCTCGGGCGGGGCCGATGCCGTCCGCGAGCAGACGCTGCACCTGGAGGAGCGGGTGCTGCGCGCCTTCGCCTCGCGCGAGGACCTGGTCCGCGCCGGGCTCACCACGACCGGAGGGGAGCGCCCATGA
- the mnhG gene encoding monovalent cation/H(+) antiporter subunit G, whose product MTSVEPGFWTAVADVLAAVFLLLGAFLTFSAGVGVLRFTNLLARMHAVTKPQVLGLILLVSGVALRLRSPTAVTLLALVVVFQLLTSPVAAHMVGRAGIRTGKVRSEDLDVDDMSGPPR is encoded by the coding sequence GTGACCTCGGTGGAACCCGGGTTCTGGACCGCGGTTGCGGACGTGCTCGCCGCAGTCTTCCTGCTGCTGGGCGCGTTCCTGACCTTCTCGGCGGGTGTCGGCGTGCTGCGGTTCACGAACCTGCTCGCGCGCATGCACGCCGTGACCAAGCCGCAGGTGCTGGGCCTGATCCTGCTGGTCAGCGGGGTCGCGCTGCGGCTGCGGAGCCCGACGGCGGTGACGCTGCTCGCGCTCGTGGTCGTGTTCCAGCTCCTGACGAGCCCCGTCGCCGCGCACATGGTGGGCCGCGCCGGCATCCGCACGGGCAAGGTGCGCTCGGAGGATCTCGACGTGGACGATATGAGCGGGCCGCCGCGCTGA
- a CDS encoding response regulator transcription factor — protein sequence MTSTQPIRVLIADDNAVVRRGLRMRLNHADGITVVGEASNGRDAVTIARRERAAVVLMDLEMPGDGLKATRALAGPGVENPIRVIALTAHAEPAWVIQALESGAVGYLLKHDLRQVPAAIEAAARGESPLSAGVAAPVIHEFTRRRTTDVVADESIGALTPAELAAVRQLTRGRTTNEDIAAALVLSVNTVRSQLSSALRKTGLSDRTQLALWGVRRGLDRGGDTPSPP from the coding sequence GTGACCAGCACCCAGCCGATCCGCGTCCTGATCGCCGACGACAACGCCGTCGTGCGGCGCGGGCTACGCATGCGCTTGAACCATGCCGACGGCATCACGGTCGTCGGCGAGGCGTCGAACGGCCGCGACGCCGTGACCATCGCTCGCAGGGAACGCGCGGCCGTCGTGCTGATGGACCTGGAGATGCCCGGTGATGGCCTCAAGGCCACACGTGCGCTGGCCGGACCGGGAGTCGAGAACCCGATCCGGGTCATCGCCCTGACCGCGCACGCAGAACCCGCCTGGGTCATCCAGGCGCTGGAGTCCGGGGCGGTCGGCTACCTCCTCAAGCACGACCTGCGCCAAGTTCCCGCCGCGATCGAGGCCGCGGCGCGCGGTGAGTCACCTCTCTCCGCAGGCGTTGCCGCCCCGGTCATCCACGAGTTCACCCGGCGCAGGACGACCGATGTCGTCGCCGACGAGTCGATCGGCGCGCTCACGCCCGCCGAGCTCGCGGCGGTGAGACAGCTCACTCGCGGTCGCACGACCAACGAGGACATCGCAGCCGCTCTCGTCCTGTCGGTGAACACCGTGCGGTCCCAGCTCTCGTCCGCACTGCGCAAGACGGGCCTCTCGGATCGGACGCAGCTCGCCTTGTGGGGGGTCCGCCGCGGACTCGACCGTGGAGGCGACACACCATCCCCGCCGTAG
- a CDS encoding Na+/H+ antiporter subunit D — protein MTWSAATLLPLPVLVPLVAAGLTLALRRHPRVQRFISVTALAVVVVTAAALVAFAERGPVVTIIGDWPVPIGIDLVADRLSALMLLVSGIVLLCVFLYSVAQGVADGSDDVGVVGDGDRATAADGDADLAEQRDVLPIAIFHPTFLVLAAGVSNAFLAGDLFNLYVGFEILLAASYVLLTLGGTADRIRAGSVYVVVALVSSVVFLMAVALAYSATGTVNLAQLAERLPDVDPAVRLGIQLMLLIGFGIKAAIFPLSAWLPDSYPTAPAPVTAVFAGLLTKVGVYAIIRTQSLLFPATGAGSPQVDQVLMVLALLTMLVGILGAVAQDDIKRLLSFTLVSHIGFMIFGVALAGSAATAAAIFYVVHHITVQTALFLVVGLVERRGGTTSLDRLGGLARVAPGLAILFFVPAMNLAGVPPLSGFLGKVGLLGEGVRNGSGLAWVLVVGSVLTSLLTLYALVKAWNKAFWQATPPEIESGEAGESHIPLGMVAPTAALVCVGLALTVLAGPIYGYAQRAADSLTDGHTYQDAVWSTGGRGVPDGVTDDVAEGDQ, from the coding sequence ATGACCTGGAGCGCCGCCACCCTCCTGCCCCTGCCCGTCCTGGTGCCGCTCGTCGCCGCCGGGCTCACGCTCGCCCTGCGCCGCCACCCGCGCGTACAACGCTTCATCTCGGTCACGGCGCTCGCCGTCGTCGTCGTCACCGCCGCGGCGCTCGTGGCGTTCGCGGAGCGCGGCCCCGTCGTCACGATCATCGGCGACTGGCCGGTGCCCATCGGCATCGACCTGGTCGCCGACCGCCTGTCCGCGCTGATGCTGCTGGTCAGCGGCATCGTGCTGCTGTGCGTGTTCCTGTACTCCGTGGCGCAGGGCGTCGCGGACGGCAGCGACGACGTCGGCGTCGTCGGCGACGGCGACCGTGCGACGGCGGCCGACGGTGATGCCGACCTCGCCGAGCAGCGCGACGTGCTGCCCATCGCGATCTTCCACCCCACGTTCCTGGTGCTGGCCGCGGGCGTGTCCAACGCGTTCCTCGCCGGGGACCTGTTCAACCTGTACGTCGGGTTCGAGATCCTGCTCGCGGCGTCCTACGTGCTGCTCACCCTGGGCGGCACGGCCGACCGCATCCGCGCGGGCAGCGTCTACGTCGTCGTCGCGCTCGTGAGCTCGGTCGTGTTCCTCATGGCGGTCGCGCTCGCGTACTCCGCGACCGGCACCGTCAACCTCGCCCAGCTCGCCGAGCGCCTGCCCGACGTCGACCCCGCCGTACGCCTCGGCATCCAGCTCATGCTGCTCATCGGATTCGGCATCAAGGCGGCGATCTTCCCGCTGTCCGCGTGGCTGCCGGACTCGTACCCGACCGCGCCCGCACCCGTGACGGCCGTGTTCGCGGGCCTGCTCACCAAGGTCGGCGTGTACGCGATCATCCGCACGCAGTCGCTGCTGTTCCCGGCCACCGGCGCCGGGTCGCCGCAGGTGGACCAGGTGCTCATGGTGCTCGCGCTGCTCACCATGCTGGTGGGCATCCTGGGCGCCGTCGCGCAGGACGACATCAAACGTCTGCTCTCGTTCACCCTGGTCAGCCACATCGGGTTCATGATCTTCGGCGTGGCGCTCGCGGGGTCGGCGGCGACGGCGGCGGCCATCTTCTACGTGGTGCACCACATCACCGTGCAGACGGCGCTGTTCCTCGTCGTCGGGCTCGTGGAACGCCGTGGCGGCACGACGTCGCTGGACCGGCTCGGCGGGCTCGCCCGGGTGGCGCCCGGACTCGCGATCCTGTTCTTCGTGCCCGCGATGAACCTGGCCGGAGTGCCGCCGCTGAGCGGGTTCCTGGGCAAGGTCGGCCTGCTCGGCGAGGGCGTGCGCAACGGGTCCGGGCTGGCGTGGGTGCTGGTGGTCGGTTCCGTGCTGACGTCGCTGCTCACCCTGTACGCGCTGGTCAAGGCGTGGAACAAGGCGTTCTGGCAGGCCACCCCGCCGGAGATCGAGTCCGGCGAGGCCGGCGAGTCGCACATCCCGCTGGGGATGGTGGCGCCCACGGCCGCGCTCGTGTGCGTGGGCCTCGCGCTCACGGTGCTGGCCGGGCCCATCTACGGGTACGCGCAGCGCGCGGCCGACTCCCTGACGGACGGCCACACCTACCAGGACGCCGTGTGGAGCACGGGCGGCCGGGGCGTGCCTGACGGCGTGACCGACGACGTGGCGGAGGGAGACCAGTGA
- a CDS encoding DNA-3-methyladenine glycosylase 2 family protein gives MTDLFAERYRAIAARDRRFDGQFFTAVRTTGIYCRPSCPARTPRPENVTFFLTSAAAHEAGYRACKRCLPEAAPGTPAWNLRHDLAGRAMRLVADGVVDREGVPGLAARLGYTPRHVHRLLVAELGAGPLALARAQRAQTARALLVGTSLRLADVAFAAGFGSIRQFNDTVQEVFGVVPSTLRASAPRGGAGPDATAEGRAPTEPVRLTLRLPVREPFDAPGVFGFLAARAVTGVETASADDDGTLRYARTVALPHGPAAFEVSATPRAVSGRDARGWDVQVRVELTSLADVATVVARVRRLLDLDADPVAVDTALGTDPALALLVTATPGIRVPGAVDPHELLVRAIVGQQISVAAARTHLGRLAARLGTPYASSFDGLTTVFPSAAAIVDGVPVTAPGTPEASDPDRPLRLPARGVAAVVGATRALAAGDLAVDVGADPDTLRTALLALPGVGAWTAAYVAMRVLGDPDAWPEGDVALVAGAAAAGIAAASAAERRPTQRHRDLAAHAAAWAPWRSYAAMHLWAAPSRLTPTANPTREVLR, from the coding sequence ATGACCGACCTGTTCGCCGAGCGGTACCGCGCCATCGCCGCACGCGACCGACGGTTCGACGGGCAGTTCTTCACCGCCGTGCGCACCACCGGGATCTACTGCCGCCCGTCGTGCCCCGCGCGCACCCCGCGGCCCGAGAACGTGACCTTCTTCCTCACGTCGGCCGCCGCCCACGAGGCCGGGTACCGCGCCTGCAAGCGCTGCCTGCCCGAGGCCGCCCCCGGCACGCCCGCCTGGAACCTGCGCCACGACCTGGCCGGGCGCGCGATGCGGCTCGTCGCCGACGGCGTCGTCGACCGCGAGGGCGTGCCCGGCCTCGCCGCCCGCCTCGGTTACACGCCTCGGCACGTGCACCGGCTCCTGGTCGCCGAGCTCGGTGCCGGGCCGCTCGCCCTGGCCCGCGCCCAGCGCGCTCAGACTGCGCGGGCGCTGCTCGTGGGCACGTCGCTGCGCCTCGCGGACGTCGCGTTCGCGGCCGGCTTCGGGTCGATCCGGCAGTTCAACGACACCGTCCAGGAGGTGTTCGGCGTCGTCCCGAGCACGCTGCGGGCATCAGCCCCGCGAGGCGGTGCGGGGCCAGACGCCACCGCGGAGGGCCGAGCGCCCACGGAGCCGGTGCGCCTCACGCTGCGGCTCCCCGTCCGCGAGCCGTTCGACGCGCCCGGCGTGTTCGGCTTCCTGGCCGCGCGCGCCGTCACCGGCGTCGAGACGGCGTCGGCCGACGACGACGGGACGCTGCGCTACGCCCGCACGGTCGCCCTCCCCCACGGCCCGGCCGCCTTCGAGGTGTCCGCTACCCCACGCGCGGTGTCAGGGCGAGACGCGCGCGGGTGGGACGTGCAGGTGCGGGTCGAGCTGACCTCGTTGGCCGACGTCGCCACCGTCGTCGCCCGGGTGCGGAGGCTGCTGGACCTCGATGCCGACCCCGTCGCCGTCGACACGGCGCTCGGCACCGACCCGGCGCTCGCCCTCCTCGTCACCGCGACACCCGGGATCCGCGTGCCGGGCGCGGTCGACCCGCACGAGCTGCTGGTCCGCGCGATCGTCGGCCAGCAGATCTCCGTCGCGGCGGCCCGCACGCACCTGGGCCGGCTCGCGGCCCGCCTCGGGACGCCGTACGCGTCGTCGTTTGACGGGCTCACGACCGTCTTCCCCTCCGCCGCGGCGATCGTCGACGGCGTGCCGGTCACCGCCCCGGGAACGCCCGAGGCGTCCGACCCCGACCGGCCGCTGCGGCTCCCCGCGCGCGGTGTGGCCGCCGTCGTCGGCGCCACCAGGGCGCTGGCCGCCGGCGACCTGGCCGTCGACGTCGGCGCCGACCCCGACACCCTGCGCACCGCCCTGCTGGCCCTCCCGGGCGTCGGCGCGTGGACCGCCGCCTACGTGGCGATGCGGGTGCTCGGCGACCCCGACGCCTGGCCCGAGGGGGACGTCGCGCTCGTGGCGGGCGCCGCCGCCGCGGGCATCGCAGCGGCGAGCGCGGCCGAGCGCCGTCCGACGCAGCGGCACCGCGACCTCGCCGCGCACGCCGCCGCGTGGGCACCGTGGCGGTCCTATGCCGCGATGCACCTGTGGGCGGCCCCGTCCCGCCTCACGCCGACCGCGAACCCCACCCGAGAGGTACTCCGATGA
- a CDS encoding sensor histidine kinase: MLSEVIPAWGMADEWPRAGVIPQPFFVAVLIAGLALACAGIVLARLHPVTGWLLAFGTYGALLFALDAPGWLDACALPLAVTVFLLAERGPVMRGLWVGGVTLVAGGLVHWVWAVGVAGAPTSEAGLFLVRALAAFAPLVSGGAVLGALHGRQSRRADAVRAEAESLRLDQERRLMQAREGERARVAQELHDVAAQHLAGLLSLADAAVDLSDDDPDTALALVTEVRAEGRFTAASIYGALSDLRSPEGERVAPTPGVGQVADLVDRWSARRTAVELTVVGDATELPLVVSATAYRAVREALANAAKYARGAAISVSVVADPTQLTVTVENGSCHATSRGEVATTGLGWGLAGLRQRAALLGGVLSAGPTEQGGWRVSVQIPLTEPAATEAKAAH, translated from the coding sequence GTGCTGAGCGAGGTCATCCCTGCGTGGGGCATGGCAGACGAGTGGCCGAGGGCCGGCGTGATCCCACAGCCATTCTTCGTCGCCGTTCTCATCGCGGGTCTCGCGCTTGCGTGCGCGGGCATCGTGCTGGCTCGATTGCATCCCGTCACTGGTTGGCTGCTGGCGTTCGGCACGTACGGGGCACTGCTCTTCGCGCTTGATGCTCCCGGGTGGCTGGACGCGTGCGCTCTGCCACTGGCTGTCACGGTCTTCCTGCTCGCTGAGCGTGGTCCTGTCATGCGGGGGTTATGGGTCGGTGGCGTCACGCTCGTAGCGGGCGGTCTTGTGCACTGGGTCTGGGCGGTGGGGGTTGCTGGCGCCCCTACCTCAGAGGCGGGCCTCTTCCTGGTGCGCGCCCTTGCGGCGTTCGCGCCGCTGGTCTCGGGCGGGGCGGTGCTCGGCGCACTGCACGGGCGGCAGTCACGTCGGGCAGACGCCGTGCGAGCGGAAGCCGAGTCCCTCCGGCTGGATCAGGAACGGCGGCTGATGCAGGCACGCGAGGGCGAGCGAGCACGCGTCGCGCAGGAGCTCCACGACGTGGCGGCCCAACACCTGGCGGGCCTCTTGTCCCTCGCAGACGCGGCCGTGGACCTCTCCGACGACGACCCTGACACGGCCCTTGCGCTGGTGACAGAGGTGCGTGCGGAGGGTCGGTTCACGGCTGCGAGCATCTACGGCGCGCTCAGCGACCTTCGCTCGCCCGAAGGTGAGCGGGTGGCGCCGACGCCCGGGGTCGGGCAGGTTGCCGACCTGGTGGACAGGTGGAGCGCGCGCCGGACGGCGGTGGAGCTGACGGTCGTCGGTGATGCGACGGAGCTGCCCTTGGTGGTGTCTGCGACCGCGTACCGGGCCGTGCGGGAGGCGTTGGCGAACGCGGCCAAGTACGCGCGAGGTGCAGCGATATCGGTCAGCGTCGTGGCAGACCCGACGCAACTCACCGTGACCGTCGAGAACGGGTCCTGCCACGCGACTTCGCGGGGCGAGGTCGCAACGACGGGTTTGGGCTGGGGCCTGGCAGGCCTGCGCCAACGCGCCGCTCTTCTCGGCGGGGTGCTGAGCGCAGGACCTACAGAACAGGGCGGTTGGCGCGTCTCCGTCCAGATCCCGCTGACGGAGCCTGCGGCGACGGAGGCGAAGGCCGCACACTGA
- a CDS encoding Na+/H+ antiporter subunit A, whose product MLPIVVLHLLLALAAPSLVGWLGRKAFWVLASGPAVAAAYALSQTSAVMHGRVPTEQVEWVVPLGLALDFRLDTLSWLMLLVVGAVGALVLLYCSAYFAKGAAGLGRFAGVLVAFAGAMAGLVTTDNLLLVYVFWELTTVFSYLLIGHHADRKASRRAAMQAIVVTTAGGLAMLVGLVALGVSAGTWRVSEILADPPTGGVVVAAALCLLAGAATKAAQVPSHFWLPAAMAAPTPVSAYLHAAAMVKAGIYLIARFAPAFSHLTAWRWAVLVLGSASLLLGGYRALRQHDLKLVLAFGTVSQLGLLVLLLGYGTRAAALAGLAMLGAHAMFKAALFLVVGVVDASTGTRDLRRLGGLARQLPMTAAAGLLATASMIGLPPFAGYVAKEAALEALAHDDDPLAPVLLVVVALGSVLTVAYGLRFAWGAFGPRPAARAGSVPTTTEAGATPVVKQPPLLLTAPPFVLALLGIAVALLPQLGDNLLAPHADTYPAGEPGHLTLWGGVTPTLMITLVVLAAGTVLFWQRTRIERLQERLWSPLGADLVYRRSMRRLDDLAADVTGATQRGSLPFYLGGILVAIIVGPGFALAWGLHGTTLPGTAGAADNAWHLGPFTLVPFDRPVQLIVVLVIGVAAVLAARARRRLKAVFLVGVAGYGNAVLFFLHGAPDLALTQVLTETVTLVVMVLVLRRLPPYFSDRPLAASRWVRLAIGAVVGVVMMLLVSAAPLARVYPSIAGQFPDLAVTGGGGYNIVNVTLVDIRAWDTVGEISVLLVAATGVASLVFLRQRSPRAPRVRDEGVEVRSAALEVASAGSEGVRRSRWIVAAPTLAPERRSMVFEVVTRVVFHAMIVFALFLLFRGHNTPGGGFAAGLVVGLALAVRYLAGGRYELGEAAPVHPGLVLGSGLLLSAGVGLGSLLSGQHAIESFILDLHLPVFGHVHLVTSLFFDLGVFLVVIGLVLDVLRSLGAEIDQQQELEGSRR is encoded by the coding sequence GTGCTGCCGATCGTCGTCCTTCACCTGCTGCTGGCCCTTGCCGCGCCCTCTCTCGTGGGCTGGCTGGGTCGCAAGGCCTTCTGGGTGCTGGCCTCCGGGCCCGCCGTCGCGGCCGCGTACGCGCTGTCGCAGACCTCCGCCGTGATGCACGGGCGTGTGCCCACCGAACAGGTCGAGTGGGTCGTCCCGCTCGGCCTCGCCCTCGACTTCCGGCTCGACACGCTGTCGTGGCTGATGCTGCTGGTGGTGGGTGCCGTCGGGGCGCTCGTGCTGCTGTACTGCAGCGCCTACTTCGCCAAGGGTGCCGCCGGCCTGGGCCGGTTCGCGGGCGTCCTGGTGGCGTTCGCGGGCGCGATGGCGGGGCTCGTCACCACCGACAACCTGCTGCTGGTGTACGTGTTCTGGGAGCTGACCACCGTCTTCTCCTACCTGCTCATCGGCCACCACGCCGACCGCAAGGCGTCGCGCCGCGCGGCCATGCAGGCCATCGTCGTCACCACCGCGGGTGGCCTGGCGATGCTGGTCGGCCTCGTGGCCCTCGGGGTGAGCGCGGGGACGTGGCGGGTCTCGGAGATCCTGGCCGACCCGCCCACCGGCGGCGTCGTCGTCGCGGCCGCGCTGTGCCTGCTGGCCGGGGCCGCGACCAAGGCCGCCCAGGTACCCTCGCACTTCTGGCTGCCCGCCGCGATGGCCGCCCCGACGCCCGTGAGCGCCTACCTGCACGCGGCCGCCATGGTCAAGGCCGGCATCTACCTGATCGCGCGGTTCGCTCCGGCGTTCTCTCACCTGACGGCCTGGCGGTGGGCGGTGCTGGTGCTCGGCTCGGCCAGCCTGCTGCTGGGCGGGTACCGGGCGCTGCGCCAGCACGACCTCAAGCTCGTGCTCGCGTTCGGCACGGTCTCCCAGCTCGGCCTCCTGGTGCTGCTGCTCGGGTACGGGACGCGGGCGGCGGCGCTCGCCGGGCTCGCCATGCTGGGTGCGCACGCGATGTTCAAGGCGGCGCTGTTCCTCGTCGTCGGCGTCGTCGACGCCTCGACCGGCACCCGTGACCTGCGGCGGCTCGGCGGGCTCGCCCGGCAGCTCCCCATGACGGCGGCGGCCGGTCTGCTCGCGACGGCGTCGATGATCGGCCTGCCGCCCTTCGCCGGCTACGTGGCCAAGGAGGCTGCGCTCGAGGCGCTGGCCCACGACGACGACCCGCTGGCTCCGGTGCTGCTCGTCGTCGTCGCCCTGGGGTCCGTCCTCACCGTGGCATACGGGCTGCGGTTCGCGTGGGGCGCGTTCGGGCCACGCCCGGCGGCCCGCGCCGGCTCCGTGCCGACGACGACGGAGGCGGGTGCCACCCCCGTCGTGAAGCAGCCGCCCCTGCTGCTGACCGCACCGCCGTTCGTGCTGGCCCTGCTCGGGATCGCCGTGGCGCTGCTGCCCCAGCTCGGCGACAACCTGCTGGCCCCGCACGCCGACACCTACCCCGCCGGCGAGCCCGGGCACCTGACCCTGTGGGGCGGCGTCACCCCCACGCTCATGATCACGCTCGTGGTGCTCGCCGCCGGCACCGTGCTGTTCTGGCAGCGCACCCGGATCGAGCGGCTCCAGGAGCGCCTGTGGTCGCCGCTGGGCGCCGACCTGGTCTACCGGCGCTCCATGCGCCGGCTCGACGACCTCGCCGCCGACGTCACCGGCGCCACCCAGCGCGGGTCGCTGCCGTTCTACCTCGGCGGGATCCTCGTGGCCATCATCGTCGGGCCCGGGTTCGCCCTGGCCTGGGGGCTGCACGGCACCACCCTGCCCGGCACGGCCGGCGCCGCCGACAACGCGTGGCACCTCGGCCCGTTCACCCTCGTGCCGTTCGACCGGCCCGTCCAGCTCATCGTCGTGCTCGTCATCGGCGTCGCCGCCGTGCTCGCCGCCCGCGCCCGGCGCCGGCTCAAGGCCGTGTTCCTCGTGGGCGTGGCCGGGTACGGCAACGCCGTCCTGTTCTTCCTGCACGGCGCCCCCGACCTCGCGCTCACCCAGGTGCTCACCGAGACCGTGACGCTCGTCGTCATGGTGCTCGTGCTGCGGCGGCTGCCCCCGTACTTCTCCGACCGACCGCTCGCCGCGAGCCGGTGGGTGCGGCTCGCGATCGGCGCCGTCGTCGGCGTGGTGATGATGCTGCTGGTCTCCGCCGCACCGCTCGCCCGGGTCTACCCCTCGATCGCCGGTCAGTTCCCCGACCTCGCCGTCACCGGGGGCGGCGGGTACAACATCGTCAACGTGACCCTCGTCGACATCCGCGCCTGGGACACCGTGGGCGAGATCTCCGTGCTGCTCGTCGCCGCGACCGGCGTCGCCTCGCTCGTGTTCCTGCGCCAGCGGTCCCCGCGCGCCCCGCGCGTGCGCGACGAGGGCGTCGAGGTCCGCTCGGCCGCGCTCGAGGTGGCCTCCGCCGGCAGCGAGGGCGTCCGCCGCAGCCGCTGGATCGTGGCCGCGCCCACGCTCGCCCCCGAGCGCCGCTCCATGGTGTTCGAGGTGGTCACCCGCGTGGTGTTCCACGCCATGATCGTCTTCGCCCTGTTCCTGCTGTTCCGCGGGCACAACACCCCGGGCGGCGGGTTCGCGGCCGGCCTCGTCGTCGGGCTGGCGCTCGCCGTGCGCTACCTGGCCGGAGGGCGGTACGAGCTGGGCGAGGCCGCACCCGTGCATCCCGGCCTGGTGCTCGGCTCCGGCCTGCTGCTGTCCGCCGGCGTCGGGCTCGGGTCCCTGCTGTCCGGGCAGCACGCCATCGAGAGCTTCATCCTCGACCTGCACCTGCCCGTCTTCGGCCACGTCCACCTGGTGACGTCGCTCTTCTTCGACCTGGGGGTGTTCCTCGTCGTCATCGGCCTGGTCCTCGACGTGCTGCGCTCGCTCGGCGCCGAGATCGACCAGCAGCAGGAGCTCGAAGGGAGTCGACGCTGA
- a CDS encoding methylated-DNA--[protein]-cysteine S-methyltransferase, whose amino-acid sequence MTATPSVSTRSARAATVGTPDGPFTVVVGVDAVLASGWTDDVDALVALVHPSMRPESVEQRPPGSDDADALLARALDAVTAYYAGDLAAPAAIPVRQRSGEFREHAWDVLRGIGPGEVVTYTQYAQRSGRPAAVRAAAGACAMNAAALFVPCHRVLRTDGSLGGFRYGLPVKESLLGRERALDALF is encoded by the coding sequence ATGACCGCCACCCCCAGCGTCAGCACCCGCAGCGCCCGCGCCGCGACCGTCGGGACGCCCGACGGGCCGTTCACCGTCGTCGTCGGCGTCGACGCCGTGCTCGCCTCCGGGTGGACCGACGACGTCGACGCGCTCGTCGCGCTCGTGCACCCGTCGATGCGGCCGGAGTCCGTCGAGCAGCGGCCACCAGGGTCCGACGACGCCGACGCCCTCCTGGCCCGGGCCCTCGACGCCGTGACCGCCTACTACGCCGGCGACCTCGCCGCCCCGGCCGCGATCCCGGTGCGGCAGCGCTCGGGCGAGTTCCGCGAGCACGCCTGGGACGTGCTGCGCGGCATCGGGCCGGGCGAGGTGGTGACGTACACGCAGTACGCGCAGCGGTCGGGCCGCCCGGCGGCCGTGCGCGCCGCGGCGGGGGCGTGCGCGATGAACGCGGCCGCCCTGTTCGTGCCGTGCCACCGCGTGCTGCGCACCGACGGATCGCTCGGCGGGTTCCGCTACGGCCTGCCCGTCAAGGAGTCCCTGCTGGGCCGCGAGCGCGCGCTCGACGCGCTGTTCTGA
- a CDS encoding Na(+)/H(+) antiporter subunit C, translating to MVVLDNVPSFALVLAVGVLFAVGVYLLLERSLTRVLLGFVLVGNGANLALLIAGGRAGAAPIVGSGENGEPLVPMSDPLAQAMVLTSIVITLALTAFVLAMAYRSWQLNGHDEVQDDDEDRRIARLAARNEAAYADLDAAETGETLDEEAAEVHDDIEESLHAGGGETP from the coding sequence ATGGTCGTGCTCGACAACGTCCCGTCGTTCGCCCTGGTGCTGGCCGTGGGCGTGCTGTTCGCCGTCGGGGTGTACCTGCTGCTCGAACGTTCCCTGACGCGCGTGCTGCTCGGGTTCGTGCTCGTGGGCAACGGGGCGAACCTCGCGCTGCTCATCGCCGGCGGGCGCGCCGGAGCCGCCCCCATCGTCGGGTCCGGTGAGAACGGTGAGCCGCTCGTGCCCATGTCCGACCCGCTCGCCCAGGCGATGGTGCTCACCTCCATCGTCATCACCCTCGCGCTGACGGCGTTCGTGCTCGCCATGGCGTACCGCTCGTGGCAGCTCAACGGCCACGACGAGGTCCAGGACGACGACGAGGACCGCCGCATCGCCCGGCTCGCCGCCCGCAACGAGGCCGCGTACGCCGACCTCGACGCCGCCGAGACGGGCGAGACGCTCGACGAGGAGGCCGCCGAGGTCCACGACGACATCGAGGAGAGCCTGCACGCGGGCGGAGGGGAGACCCCATGA
- a CDS encoding monovalent cation/H+ antiporter complex subunit F encodes MIVVAAIATAMIATAAVLALVRLERGPSMLDRTVAFDVLTSTIVGAVAVEAAWSRRTETIPILVVLSLVGFIGSVTIARYAAVEPESEKRIRTAEEVAAEDAAREAALEAALEAERRARRRGTGPTAPHDDDVNEEEVGR; translated from the coding sequence ATGATCGTCGTCGCCGCCATCGCGACCGCGATGATCGCGACCGCCGCTGTGCTCGCCCTCGTGCGGCTCGAGCGCGGCCCCTCGATGCTCGACCGCACGGTCGCCTTCGACGTCCTGACGTCGACGATCGTGGGCGCCGTCGCCGTCGAGGCGGCCTGGTCGCGGCGCACCGAGACCATCCCGATCCTCGTCGTGCTGTCCCTCGTCGGGTTCATCGGCTCGGTGACCATCGCGCGGTACGCCGCGGTGGAGCCCGAGAGCGAGAAGCGCATCCGCACCGCGGAGGAGGTCGCCGCCGAGGACGCCGCCCGCGAGGCGGCCCTCGAGGCGGCCCTGGAGGCCGAGCGCCGCGCCCGACGGCGTGGGACGGGGCCGACGGCCCCCCATGACGACGATGTGAACGAGGAGGAGGTGGGACGGTGA